A genome region from Deltaproteobacteria bacterium includes the following:
- a CDS encoding ATP-dependent 6-phosphofructokinase: MKIAVLTGGGDCPGLNAVIRAVVRRGEQHGLEVMGVREGWRGLMDPPLHFRLTREATSGILHLGGTILGTSRTNPFKKPGGADMVIRNLGSLNVGAVVAIGGEDTLGVATKLHQMGVNLVGVPKTIDNDLSGTDLTFGFDTAVQIATEAIDRLHSTAESHNRVIVCEVMGRHAGWIATHSGIAGGADVILIPEKPIEIDRVCEHIMRRHRSRGVNFSIVVVAEGAKLGGGESKVTEKLDEFGHVRLGGIGQHIAELIEKKTGYETRATVLGHIQRGGTPTAFDRVLGTRFGVHAADMVARKEWGKMAALRGNLIASVPLAEATAKLKTVDDAFFAVAEVFFG, encoded by the coding sequence ATGAAGATCGCGGTCCTGACCGGCGGTGGAGACTGCCCGGGTCTCAATGCGGTGATTCGTGCGGTGGTCCGGCGCGGAGAGCAGCACGGCCTCGAGGTGATGGGCGTCCGGGAGGGCTGGCGCGGTCTGATGGACCCGCCCCTGCACTTCCGTCTCACCCGCGAAGCGACCAGCGGCATCCTCCATCTCGGCGGCACCATCCTCGGCACCAGCCGGACCAACCCGTTCAAGAAGCCGGGCGGCGCGGACATGGTGATCCGCAACCTCGGCTCGCTGAACGTGGGCGCGGTGGTGGCCATCGGCGGCGAGGACACCCTCGGCGTGGCCACCAAGCTGCACCAGATGGGAGTCAACCTGGTGGGTGTGCCGAAGACCATCGACAACGATCTCTCCGGCACCGATCTCACCTTCGGCTTCGACACGGCGGTGCAGATCGCCACCGAGGCTATCGACCGGCTGCACTCCACCGCCGAGTCGCACAACCGGGTGATCGTCTGCGAGGTCATGGGCCGGCATGCAGGCTGGATCGCGACCCACTCCGGCATCGCCGGCGGCGCGGACGTGATCCTGATCCCCGAGAAGCCGATCGAGATCGATCGCGTCTGCGAGCACATCATGCGGCGCCATCGCTCGCGCGGGGTGAACTTCTCCATCGTAGTGGTGGCGGAGGGCGCGAAGCTGGGTGGCGGCGAGAGCAAGGTCACCGAGAAGCTCGATGAGTTCGGCCACGTCCGCCTCGGAGGCATCGGGCAGCACATCGCCGAGCTGATCGAGAAGAAGACCGGCTACGAGACGCGCGCCACTGTCCTCGGCCACATCCAGCGCGGGGGGACGCCGACGGCGTTCGATCGCGTGCTGGGCACCCGCTTTGGCGTCCACGCCGCCGACATGGTCGCGAGGAAGGAATGGGGGAAGATGGCGGCGCTGCGCGGGAACCTCATCGCGAGCGTGCCTCTCGCCGAAGCGACCGCGAAGCTGAAGACCGTCGACGACGCATTCTTCGCGGTCGCCGAAGTCTTCTTCGGGTGA
- a CDS encoding alpha/beta hydrolase, whose translation MTAFLILAVAAAGELPRTKPLEQHPGIETVAGTVEGPGGRRLRTFTTAPPGAGRLLSVFVVGWLSCDSVELTGTPRGVNRLIQDVVRKSGGLVFRVDKPGAGDSEGDCAKTDFATELEGYRRAFAAFQKHPRVDPARVVLLGISNGGGFAPLVAGDAPVAAYVSVGGWSKTWFEHMIDLERRRIVLSGTDPAKVAALLKPLAELHAAYLFDRLTPAQVAERRPHLKGIWYDEPDSQYGRPARFYHQLQELDLAAAWGKVRAPTLVVWGDYDWIMDREDQEQIVRLVGPAARLLVVPRADHGLTQHPDEKTAFRNMGRGEYAAAAAEEILAFIRAR comes from the coding sequence ATGACGGCGTTTCTCATCCTGGCCGTCGCTGCCGCCGGGGAGCTGCCGCGAACGAAACCGCTGGAGCAGCATCCCGGAATCGAAACCGTCGCCGGCACGGTGGAAGGTCCGGGCGGGCGACGGCTGCGGACCTTCACGACCGCTCCGCCTGGAGCAGGACGGCTGCTGTCGGTGTTCGTGGTCGGCTGGTTGAGCTGCGATTCGGTGGAGCTGACCGGGACGCCGCGCGGCGTGAACCGGCTGATCCAGGACGTGGTGCGCAAGTCGGGCGGCCTGGTCTTCCGCGTCGACAAGCCCGGAGCCGGCGACAGCGAAGGCGACTGCGCGAAGACCGACTTCGCGACCGAGCTGGAGGGCTACCGCCGCGCGTTCGCCGCCTTCCAAAAGCACCCGCGCGTCGATCCCGCGCGCGTCGTGCTCCTCGGGATCAGCAACGGCGGCGGATTCGCGCCGCTGGTGGCCGGCGACGCGCCCGTCGCAGCGTACGTGTCCGTGGGCGGATGGTCGAAGACCTGGTTCGAGCACATGATCGATCTGGAGCGGCGCCGAATCGTGCTTTCCGGAACCGACCCGGCGAAGGTGGCGGCCCTGCTCAAGCCCTTGGCCGAGCTCCACGCCGCGTATCTTTTCGACCGCCTCACGCCGGCGCAGGTCGCCGAGCGGCGGCCTCACCTCAAGGGGATCTGGTACGACGAACCGGACTCGCAGTATGGACGGCCCGCGCGCTTCTATCACCAGCTCCAGGAGCTGGATCTGGCGGCCGCGTGGGGCAAGGTCCGCGCGCCCACGCTGGTGGTCTGGGGCGATTACGACTGGATCATGGACCGGGAGGACCAGGAGCAGATTGTGCGTCTGGTCGGACCGGCGGCGCGCCTGCTGGTGGTGCCGCGCGCCGACCACGGGTTGACGCAGCATCCGGACGAGAAGACCGCGTTCCGGAACATGGGTCGAGGAGAGTACGCCGCGGCTGCCGCGGAGGAGATCCTCGCGTTCATTCGCGCGCGCTGA